In one window of Brassica rapa cultivar Chiifu-401-42 chromosome A07, CAAS_Brap_v3.01, whole genome shotgun sequence DNA:
- the LOC103831233 gene encoding uncharacterized protein LOC103831233 isoform X3 has product MWMATRSSSGFPHESINFQSLSSSEMIPMGPYFGRSGSLLGMNMISNVQNGNSSNSSIDSGSGIKPETSLASEWSTEEQLKLEVGLEKYKDKPSIMKYIKIAATLPEKTVRDVALRCRWMTRKRRKAEEFNCGKRISSSKTGLSSSILSILPDSMASYPFLMPFTSSSNKHITSEDLSGFVISLLEQNVRALSQIRANLSSYKVTSRIPSLKECKCVLAKIAISPDDYDEQVHDNIDLFCQTRNNLITIQNDMNNMSGLMSQMPPLPVAINDKLSATLLSNSTLQAMPLKTMQNGGFHMKQEPSG; this is encoded by the exons ATGTGGATGGCTACACGATCTAGCTCCGGGTTCCCTCACGAGTCTATAAATTTTCAATCTTTGAGCTCGTCTGAGATGATTCCGATGGGTCCTTACTTTGGTCGAAGTGGGTCCTTGTTGGGGATGAATATGATCAGTAATGTTCAAAATGGGAACTCTTCGAATTCGTCTATTGATTCGGGTTCTGGGATCAAGCCAGAGACTTCATTGGCTAGTGAATGGTCAACTGAAGAACAGCTCAAACTGGAGGTTGGCCTTGAGAA ATATAAGGATAAGCCAAGTATCATGAAGTATATAAAAATTGCAGCCACTTTACCTGAAAAAACCGTTCGAGATGTTGCTTTGCGGTGTAGATGGATGACG agaaagagaagaaaagcaGAAGAATTCAACTGTGGAAAAAGAATAAGTTCTAGCAAG ACAGGATTGTCTTCAAGCATACTTTCTATTTTGCCTGATAGCATGGCTTCGTACCCTTTCTTGATGCCCTTTACAAGCTCCAGTAATAAACATATTACATCTGAAG ATTTAAGTGGTTTTGTAATCAGTCTCTTAGAACAGAATGTAAGAGCTCTTAGTCAAATTAGAGCTAATCTATCCTCATATAAGGTAACCTCTAGAATACCTAGTTTAAAAGAATGTAAATGCGTTCTTGCTAAAATCGCTATCTCTCCTGATGATTATGATGAACAGGTACATGATAACATAGATCTCTTTTGTCAGACAAGGAACAACCTTATCACCATCCAAAATGA CATGAATAATATGTCTGGCTTGATGAGCCAGATGCCACCATTGCCGGTTGCAATCAATGATAAGCTCTCAGCTACCTTGTTGAGTAATTCAACCTTG CAGGCTATGCCATTAAAGACAATGCAAAATGGTGGTTTCCATATGAAGCAAGAGCCTTCAGGGTGA
- the LOC103831233 gene encoding uncharacterized protein LOC103831233 isoform X4 — protein MWMATRSSSGFPHESINFQSLSSSEMIPMGPYFGRSGSLLGMNMISNVQNGNSSNSSIDSGSGIKPETSLASEWSTEEQLKLEVGLEKYKDKPSIMKYIKIAATLPEKTVRDVALRCRWMTRKRRKAEEFNCGKRISSSKDKQTGLSSSILSILPDSMASYPFLMPFTSSSNKHITSEDLSGFVISLLEQNVRALSQIRANLSSYKVHDNIDLFCQTRNNLITIQNDMNNMSGLMSQMPPLPVAINDKLSATLLSNSTLQAMPLKTMQNGGFHMKQEPSG, from the exons ATGTGGATGGCTACACGATCTAGCTCCGGGTTCCCTCACGAGTCTATAAATTTTCAATCTTTGAGCTCGTCTGAGATGATTCCGATGGGTCCTTACTTTGGTCGAAGTGGGTCCTTGTTGGGGATGAATATGATCAGTAATGTTCAAAATGGGAACTCTTCGAATTCGTCTATTGATTCGGGTTCTGGGATCAAGCCAGAGACTTCATTGGCTAGTGAATGGTCAACTGAAGAACAGCTCAAACTGGAGGTTGGCCTTGAGAA ATATAAGGATAAGCCAAGTATCATGAAGTATATAAAAATTGCAGCCACTTTACCTGAAAAAACCGTTCGAGATGTTGCTTTGCGGTGTAGATGGATGACG agaaagagaagaaaagcaGAAGAATTCAACTGTGGAAAAAGAATAAGTTCTAGCAAG GACAAGCAGACAGGATTGTCTTCAAGCATACTTTCTATTTTGCCTGATAGCATGGCTTCGTACCCTTTCTTGATGCCCTTTACAAGCTCCAGTAATAAACATATTACATCTGAAG ATTTAAGTGGTTTTGTAATCAGTCTCTTAGAACAGAATGTAAGAGCTCTTAGTCAAATTAGAGCTAATCTATCCTCATATAAG GTACATGATAACATAGATCTCTTTTGTCAGACAAGGAACAACCTTATCACCATCCAAAATGA CATGAATAATATGTCTGGCTTGATGAGCCAGATGCCACCATTGCCGGTTGCAATCAATGATAAGCTCTCAGCTACCTTGTTGAGTAATTCAACCTTG CAGGCTATGCCATTAAAGACAATGCAAAATGGTGGTTTCCATATGAAGCAAGAGCCTTCAGGGTGA
- the LOC103831233 gene encoding uncharacterized protein LOC103831233 isoform X5, with protein sequence MWMATRSSSGFPHESINFQSLSSSEMIPMGPYFGRSGSLLGMNMISNVQNGNSSNSSIDSGSGIKPETSLASEWSTEEQLKLEVGLEKYKDKPSIMKYIKIAATLPEKTVRDVALRCRWMTRKRRKAEEFNCGKRISSSKDKQTGLSSSILSILPDSMASYPFLMPFTSSSNKHITSEDLSGFVISLLEQNVRALSQIRANLSSYKVHDNIDLFCQTRNNLITIQNDMNNMSGLMSQMPPLPVAINDKLSATLLSNSTLAMPLKTMQNGGFHMKQEPSG encoded by the exons ATGTGGATGGCTACACGATCTAGCTCCGGGTTCCCTCACGAGTCTATAAATTTTCAATCTTTGAGCTCGTCTGAGATGATTCCGATGGGTCCTTACTTTGGTCGAAGTGGGTCCTTGTTGGGGATGAATATGATCAGTAATGTTCAAAATGGGAACTCTTCGAATTCGTCTATTGATTCGGGTTCTGGGATCAAGCCAGAGACTTCATTGGCTAGTGAATGGTCAACTGAAGAACAGCTCAAACTGGAGGTTGGCCTTGAGAA ATATAAGGATAAGCCAAGTATCATGAAGTATATAAAAATTGCAGCCACTTTACCTGAAAAAACCGTTCGAGATGTTGCTTTGCGGTGTAGATGGATGACG agaaagagaagaaaagcaGAAGAATTCAACTGTGGAAAAAGAATAAGTTCTAGCAAG GACAAGCAGACAGGATTGTCTTCAAGCATACTTTCTATTTTGCCTGATAGCATGGCTTCGTACCCTTTCTTGATGCCCTTTACAAGCTCCAGTAATAAACATATTACATCTGAAG ATTTAAGTGGTTTTGTAATCAGTCTCTTAGAACAGAATGTAAGAGCTCTTAGTCAAATTAGAGCTAATCTATCCTCATATAAG GTACATGATAACATAGATCTCTTTTGTCAGACAAGGAACAACCTTATCACCATCCAAAATGA CATGAATAATATGTCTGGCTTGATGAGCCAGATGCCACCATTGCCGGTTGCAATCAATGATAAGCTCTCAGCTACCTTGTTGAGTAATTCAACCTTG GCTATGCCATTAAAGACAATGCAAAATGGTGGTTTCCATATGAAGCAAGAGCCTTCAGGGTGA
- the LOC103831233 gene encoding uncharacterized protein LOC103831233 isoform X2, producing MWMATRSSSGFPHESINFQSLSSSEMIPMGPYFGRSGSLLGMNMISNVQNGNSSNSSIDSGSGIKPETSLASEWSTEEQLKLEVGLEKYKDKPSIMKYIKIAATLPEKTVRDVALRCRWMTRKRRKAEEFNCGKRISSSKDKQTGLSSSILSILPDSMASYPFLMPFTSSSNKHITSEDLSGFVISLLEQNVRALSQIRANLSSYKVTSRIPSLKECKCVLAKIAISPDDYDEQVHDNIDLFCQTRNNLITIQNDMNNMSGLMSQMPPLPVAINDKLSATLLSNSTLAMPLKTMQNGGFHMKQEPSG from the exons ATGTGGATGGCTACACGATCTAGCTCCGGGTTCCCTCACGAGTCTATAAATTTTCAATCTTTGAGCTCGTCTGAGATGATTCCGATGGGTCCTTACTTTGGTCGAAGTGGGTCCTTGTTGGGGATGAATATGATCAGTAATGTTCAAAATGGGAACTCTTCGAATTCGTCTATTGATTCGGGTTCTGGGATCAAGCCAGAGACTTCATTGGCTAGTGAATGGTCAACTGAAGAACAGCTCAAACTGGAGGTTGGCCTTGAGAA ATATAAGGATAAGCCAAGTATCATGAAGTATATAAAAATTGCAGCCACTTTACCTGAAAAAACCGTTCGAGATGTTGCTTTGCGGTGTAGATGGATGACG agaaagagaagaaaagcaGAAGAATTCAACTGTGGAAAAAGAATAAGTTCTAGCAAG GACAAGCAGACAGGATTGTCTTCAAGCATACTTTCTATTTTGCCTGATAGCATGGCTTCGTACCCTTTCTTGATGCCCTTTACAAGCTCCAGTAATAAACATATTACATCTGAAG ATTTAAGTGGTTTTGTAATCAGTCTCTTAGAACAGAATGTAAGAGCTCTTAGTCAAATTAGAGCTAATCTATCCTCATATAAGGTAACCTCTAGAATACCTAGTTTAAAAGAATGTAAATGCGTTCTTGCTAAAATCGCTATCTCTCCTGATGATTATGATGAACAGGTACATGATAACATAGATCTCTTTTGTCAGACAAGGAACAACCTTATCACCATCCAAAATGA CATGAATAATATGTCTGGCTTGATGAGCCAGATGCCACCATTGCCGGTTGCAATCAATGATAAGCTCTCAGCTACCTTGTTGAGTAATTCAACCTTG GCTATGCCATTAAAGACAATGCAAAATGGTGGTTTCCATATGAAGCAAGAGCCTTCAGGGTGA
- the LOC103831233 gene encoding uncharacterized protein LOC103831233 isoform X1 has protein sequence MWMATRSSSGFPHESINFQSLSSSEMIPMGPYFGRSGSLLGMNMISNVQNGNSSNSSIDSGSGIKPETSLASEWSTEEQLKLEVGLEKYKDKPSIMKYIKIAATLPEKTVRDVALRCRWMTRKRRKAEEFNCGKRISSSKDKQTGLSSSILSILPDSMASYPFLMPFTSSSNKHITSEDLSGFVISLLEQNVRALSQIRANLSSYKVTSRIPSLKECKCVLAKIAISPDDYDEQVHDNIDLFCQTRNNLITIQNDMNNMSGLMSQMPPLPVAINDKLSATLLSNSTLQAMPLKTMQNGGFHMKQEPSG, from the exons ATGTGGATGGCTACACGATCTAGCTCCGGGTTCCCTCACGAGTCTATAAATTTTCAATCTTTGAGCTCGTCTGAGATGATTCCGATGGGTCCTTACTTTGGTCGAAGTGGGTCCTTGTTGGGGATGAATATGATCAGTAATGTTCAAAATGGGAACTCTTCGAATTCGTCTATTGATTCGGGTTCTGGGATCAAGCCAGAGACTTCATTGGCTAGTGAATGGTCAACTGAAGAACAGCTCAAACTGGAGGTTGGCCTTGAGAA ATATAAGGATAAGCCAAGTATCATGAAGTATATAAAAATTGCAGCCACTTTACCTGAAAAAACCGTTCGAGATGTTGCTTTGCGGTGTAGATGGATGACG agaaagagaagaaaagcaGAAGAATTCAACTGTGGAAAAAGAATAAGTTCTAGCAAG GACAAGCAGACAGGATTGTCTTCAAGCATACTTTCTATTTTGCCTGATAGCATGGCTTCGTACCCTTTCTTGATGCCCTTTACAAGCTCCAGTAATAAACATATTACATCTGAAG ATTTAAGTGGTTTTGTAATCAGTCTCTTAGAACAGAATGTAAGAGCTCTTAGTCAAATTAGAGCTAATCTATCCTCATATAAGGTAACCTCTAGAATACCTAGTTTAAAAGAATGTAAATGCGTTCTTGCTAAAATCGCTATCTCTCCTGATGATTATGATGAACAGGTACATGATAACATAGATCTCTTTTGTCAGACAAGGAACAACCTTATCACCATCCAAAATGA CATGAATAATATGTCTGGCTTGATGAGCCAGATGCCACCATTGCCGGTTGCAATCAATGATAAGCTCTCAGCTACCTTGTTGAGTAATTCAACCTTG CAGGCTATGCCATTAAAGACAATGCAAAATGGTGGTTTCCATATGAAGCAAGAGCCTTCAGGGTGA
- the LOC103831233 gene encoding uncharacterized protein LOC103831233 isoform X6 gives MWMATRSSSGFPHESINFQSLSSSEMIPMGPYFGRSGSLLGMNMISNVQNGNSSNSSIDSGSGIKPETSLASEWSTEEQLKLEVGLEKYKDKPSIMKYIKIAATLPEKTVRDVALRCRWMTRKRRKAEEFNCGKRISSSKTGLSSSILSILPDSMASYPFLMPFTSSSNKHITSEDLSGFVISLLEQNVRALSQIRANLSSYKVHDNIDLFCQTRNNLITIQNDMNNMSGLMSQMPPLPVAINDKLSATLLSNSTLQAMPLKTMQNGGFHMKQEPSG, from the exons ATGTGGATGGCTACACGATCTAGCTCCGGGTTCCCTCACGAGTCTATAAATTTTCAATCTTTGAGCTCGTCTGAGATGATTCCGATGGGTCCTTACTTTGGTCGAAGTGGGTCCTTGTTGGGGATGAATATGATCAGTAATGTTCAAAATGGGAACTCTTCGAATTCGTCTATTGATTCGGGTTCTGGGATCAAGCCAGAGACTTCATTGGCTAGTGAATGGTCAACTGAAGAACAGCTCAAACTGGAGGTTGGCCTTGAGAA ATATAAGGATAAGCCAAGTATCATGAAGTATATAAAAATTGCAGCCACTTTACCTGAAAAAACCGTTCGAGATGTTGCTTTGCGGTGTAGATGGATGACG agaaagagaagaaaagcaGAAGAATTCAACTGTGGAAAAAGAATAAGTTCTAGCAAG ACAGGATTGTCTTCAAGCATACTTTCTATTTTGCCTGATAGCATGGCTTCGTACCCTTTCTTGATGCCCTTTACAAGCTCCAGTAATAAACATATTACATCTGAAG ATTTAAGTGGTTTTGTAATCAGTCTCTTAGAACAGAATGTAAGAGCTCTTAGTCAAATTAGAGCTAATCTATCCTCATATAAG GTACATGATAACATAGATCTCTTTTGTCAGACAAGGAACAACCTTATCACCATCCAAAATGA CATGAATAATATGTCTGGCTTGATGAGCCAGATGCCACCATTGCCGGTTGCAATCAATGATAAGCTCTCAGCTACCTTGTTGAGTAATTCAACCTTG CAGGCTATGCCATTAAAGACAATGCAAAATGGTGGTTTCCATATGAAGCAAGAGCCTTCAGGGTGA